The Hippoglossus stenolepis isolate QCI-W04-F060 chromosome 1, HSTE1.2, whole genome shotgun sequence DNA segment GTGACCAAGTTACATGCAAGTGAACATTActattatattatcattattagatTATTACTTGTAACATGAACACCACATTTCTATTCTCCACATCTTGATCACCGCGTTGAAAGATTAATAAAACTGGAGTGGGTGACAGAGCAGTAACATGTTTTACCAGAATACAAAACATAATGCAGTTGTTTACAGACTGATAAGTTTTCAATACAATGTAACTCAAAGTGAATTTCATGGATTGTAATTTCATGTCTCATCAGTATCTGAAGCAGCACACGAACTTCTGCAGTCTCGGCCTTACTATGTACAGTGCCTTGCGATAATGTTTATTGtgattgtgaaataaaataaaattgcattGAAGTTGTCTAGCAGAGGgctgtttttggtctctacagcctgtttgtaatgtttgaaATTCACCATGGCTGATTGTAACCAAAGCATTCAAATACAGTTACCCCAGCATGTTTCCACTCGCTGTGAGGAGGTAATATTTGCTCACACAAAGACTAAATATGTTTCAGCAAGTGGAAATTTCCGACCCTGTCATCATATCTACATTTTAGTGTATACAGTGCATGTATAAGAGGAGTGCGTGAAGTGCTCAGCTGCACAAACCTTCTGCTTCTTGGTTTGGTCATTCAAAAGGACGGCCGACTCTTCCAGAGACAGAAGCTGAACTGGGCTGTAGTGGAGTGGGGGCAGTCTGGCAGCAGTGATGTCGTCcaagtgttttctgtctctctccttcctgtcctgGATGGAGAGCGGCAACAAGCCTTCAGTGGACTGGCCGGGTGACGAGGACCCTGATGAAGAAATGTCACTTCTGTGTAGCAGCCtggaaaaaacaattatttaccatcaaataactaatgttGTCACATTGTTACTGAAATCTACACAATTATCTACTTTTTTGATATAAATGTTTGCAAaatacatcatcacatcattaaACAAAGTCCACTtactgatttgttttaaatttctGCCTCCTAGGAGCTGAAGTCGTCTCTGTTCTTTCCATGAGAGTTATATAGTGAGgctttctttctgtctgcatTCTGAGAAAAGGATTGTCTCTCTCTTTGGACTTGCTACTGAAACCAGTACTAGATTCAGACAGTCTGACCCTTTCCAAGGCCTCAACAAGGTCACCCTCTTTTGTCTCTTCAGAGTTCAGAGAGGCCCCAGCAGCAGCCGTCTCCATGGTTTCACCAGCAACTGCTCTGGAGACTAACTGGTCCTGTTGCTTGTCCAAAGTGGTCTTTTCCTGTACGTGAGCGGAGACAGGTGAGGTCTCCCTCTCATGTAccacacttcctgctgcagtttcactttgtctgttcggctgtgctgctggtgtgttGGGTTCAACACATTTCTGCTGGTACTTGGACTGTAACTCCATCCTGGCAGCAGACACCAAGCTCTGTCTCCTGTCCTCTTCATCGTGGTGTTCAATGGCAAGACGCACTTTCTCAGCAAACTCCGATATCCTTTTACCTTTATCAGGAAGAGACCGCAATAACTTCCTGTGGACAAGATGAACCCATCATTACATCCTAGGTGCAACCTAGGTGGAAATAAACCAacattaaatgtaaatcaaGAGATTTTACAAGTCCGTTGAACTCTACAGGAGACGTAGACACCATtcttacaaaaaatatattctaaCTTGATATTTTGATAATTGCATTAGGTGGGCTAGGTTCTGGTGAATGTGAAGCCCATAACGTTTTCATAATTTTCATGTTAAATAAACCCTTCAAAATCTTAGAGGATCTGCATTCATGTTTCTCTACtcatttattttgcctttttttttttacacatctgtattttggaataaaataatttatatgcCAAATTCAAATCATTACATAATTCTATAGAATTGTTTATTCTATTACTATTTAATCTAATATTTCTGTATAACATAACAGTGCTGAACTATTTGGCCGCAGTGGTTTTTTTCCATTGATATAAAAAATTTGATATCTGTCACATTTGAAGCTACATTGGATGTTGACATCTACAATACTGTCCGAAGCCTTGAGACACTTCAGATGTTTAGATTCCTATCCATCAGTGAGGCGTCTGATCGGTCTCATGTTCACTCTACAGAACGACAACTATCcaaaacatacagccagagtcATGATGTAATATCTTCCctgctgaaatgaaaaagaaaatcctgcagCAGAGCACTGATGTCATTTAACCGTCTGGGGACTGCTCACTGTCGTGTACATCACTGtgtattctctgtatttttactTCTCTGTTCTTCTCTACTGCTTTGACAAGTTTCATAGAGCAGAGCAGGCACACAGCACTATTGTATTTAGTAttcaattttttgttttcaattgcCACAGGTCAACTTTTACTTAGTTGAAAACTTGTAATCCTTCAACTGTACAATATTGAAAGAAACATCTGGATAGTCTTcttatatacagtattatattCAGTGAAGGATACATATCAATTGATACAGCATTATAGGACAATAATgttttgaatcttgaatctgtCTGTCTCATGGAGTCAGTCTGGGATCCCATGAAGAGTCAGAAGTcactgagacagactgaggcCACAGTGGAAACCTCCAAAACACAACATCCCACCTTCCTAGTACCTAgtatgatttattgatttttttttttcaatccatGGCAAAATGTCAACAGATAAACTTGATGCTATGGAGCACAGATGTTTTAACaaacttcagacacacactgcaggtaGAGAAGCTGCCATCTTGACTGTACTGATGGAAAACAGCAGATCTCAGTAAACAATAGTGTTGTTaatgtctcctctctctttacTGTCACTGTGGCAGAAGTGGTCCTCCACAGTGATCCACGTGTGTCTCAGCATGTGGGAGTTGAACATGGAGGACACAGGCTGACTGGTTACTGGTATGAACTCACTGGTTGGACAGTATCTTCTCCTGTCGCAGCAGCAGATCCTGgagctcctctcttctcttctgcgTCAGGTCTCCCACCTGACCCTGGCGCTCTGTCCGCGACATCACTGCTAGCTAGCTACTGACAGCTAGCTACTGACAGCTAGCGACAGACATTCACAGCGGCAGGAGCTGACGTTTAACACGcggcattaaaataaaactgagtgTGTTCGATAACCGAGTCCAACCGCCGCCATTTAAGcgactgtttgggggttaaacAGCTTCAGAAAGCTCCTCGAGCCGCAGCTTGTTTTGTTCAACATCATAGTTTCAAAGTTGGCTTCTTCCTCTTGACCGGAAATCAGACACGAGAGGCGGAGCTCTCTCGCCCCCGAGCGTGCAGGCTGGTGAAGTGCACCCCTTCTCCCGGCCACAGCCCAACTGGTGGCGGGGATttgctgccccctgcaggtcaAGTGTCGTCACCAGCCTCAGACAGAGAATTCAAAGAGGAGTCTGTCACTCCAGCTTGTTGAGACCTTTACAGTCTGTGCTTGTTGTGCCACTCCTCCATTCAAGCTGATTCCATCCTCTCTGTAGACAGTGCAGTCAGTGTGAGCAGATTTTCCATCTCTGCTCTTCCTGCTTGGATGTTTCCCAGCCAACCTGTTTCTCCCTCAGCTCAACAGACAATGACCTGAACTTGAACCCAGGACGTTACAgctgtgtcctctctgtcctctcccacCATTCAAGGTTGGTCTGACTCtcggctgcagctgcacacaaaGTCCAAATCTCAATGagctccagagctgcaggatccagatctgacactaCTTTATTAATATCATTCCTTACCCTCAATGCACTACGATCACTTTAATCATTCAGTTTTATCCACGTTCTGACAATCAGTTTTCACAGTCGTTATCCTGTTCACCGTCCTTTTACAATCATATACACTAACTCTCACTTTATAAtagtttcctgtttttacttGTGCCTTAGAATTGCCCtccggggacaaataaagttgttttgaattgaa contains these protein-coding regions:
- the polr2m gene encoding protein GRINL1A, which translates into the protein MSRTERQGQVGDLTQKRREELQDLLLRQEKILSNQKLLRSLPDKGKRISEFAEKVRLAIEHHDEEDRRQSLVSAARMELQSKYQQKCVEPNTPAAQPNRQSETAAGSVVHERETSPVSAHVQEKTTLDKQQDQLVSRAVAGETMETAAAGASLNSEETKEGDLVEALERVRLSESSTGFSSKSKERDNPFLRMQTERKPHYITLMERTETTSAPRRQKFKTNQLLHRSDISSSGSSSPGQSTEGLLPLSIQDRKERDRKHLDDITAARLPPLHYSPVQLLSLEESAVLLNDQTKKQKELQAKLAAQKLSEGLKISMGSYSPDVGPMAAYREVHDEGALPSSEED